From Xiphophorus maculatus strain JP 163 A chromosome 12, X_maculatus-5.0-male, whole genome shotgun sequence, the proteins below share one genomic window:
- the LOC102235073 gene encoding ubiquitin-like protein 4A, giving the protein MILTVKPLQGKECSVQVTEDEKVSTVKELVSERLNIPANQQRLLYKGKALADEHRLSDYSIGPEAKLNLVIRPVGERAAAPGMAGGSSSNPQGGVWQIVSTILARHFSPADAAKVHEQLMKDYERSLRQLSLDDIERLAGRLLHPEGESMDTSYMD; this is encoded by the exons ATGATCCTCACCGTGAAACCGCTTCAAGGAAAGGAGTGCAGTGTTCAG GTCACCGAAGATGAGAAAGTGTCCACGGTGAAGGAGCTTGTGTCTGAACGACTGAACATCCCTGCAAACCAGCAGCGGTTACTCTACAAAGGGAAAGCGCTTGCAG ACGAGCACAGACTGAGCGATTACTCCATTGGGCCTGAGGCTAAATTGAATCTTGTCATCCGTCCCGTGGGGGAGAGGGCTGCAGCTCCGGGGATGGcaggcggcagcagcagcaacccGCAGGGAGGAGTGTGGCAGATTGTATCCACTATACTAGCCAGACACTTCAGTCCAGCAGATGCAGCTAAAGTTCACGAACAGCTTATGAAG GATTATGAACGTTCACTTCGACAGCTCAGCCTCGATGATATTGAGCGCTTGGCGGGGAGACTCCTTCACCCTGAAGGCGAGAGCATGGACACCTCTTACATGGACTAA
- the LOC102234804 gene encoding dynamin-1-like protein isoform X1: protein METLIPTINRLQEVFLTVGAEIIQLPQIVVVGSQSSGKSSVLESLVGRDFLPRGSGIVTRRPLVLQLVNVPPLKERLKSENGNGIKQNAQNSYPGIKAEEWGTFLHSKNQIFTDFQEIRKEIESETNRGTGDNKGISPEAINLKIFSPNVLNLTLVDLPGITKVPVGDQPEDIEAQVQEMILSFISNPNSLILAVSPANSDLATSDALKLAREVDPDGRRTLLVVSKLDLMDAGTDALEVLLGRVIPIRLGIIGVVNRSQHDINTQKSLQDSMKDEQAFLQRHYPSLASRAGSRYLAKTLSRLLMHHIRDCLPDLKTRVTVLSSQYQAQLNSYGQPVEDHSATLLQIVTKFASDYCNTIEGTARHIQTSELCGGARICYIFHETFGRTLQSIDPLGGLTDLDILTAIRNATGPRPALFVPEVSFELLVKRQIKRLEEPSLRCVELVHEELQRIIQHCSSFSTQELLRFPKLHDSIVEVVTGLLRKRLPITNEMVHNLVAIELAYINTKHPDFTDAAQVSASVNSQQADATDGGKRWKNEKVSEERTPAVGFGSPSKSQAINLLDTAMPASRKLSAKEQRDCEVIQRLIKCYFLIVRKGIQDSVPKTVMHFLVNHVKEHLQSELVGQLYKQPLLQELLIESQETAQQRTEVAQMLEALKKANTIISEIRETHLW, encoded by the exons ATGGAGACTCTGATTCCCACTATCAACCGGCTGCAGGAGGTCTTCCTGACCGTGGGGGCAGAAATCATACAGCTTCCTCAAATAGTTGTGGTTGGATCTCAG AGCAGTGGGAAAAGCTCAGTGTTGGAGAGCCTGGTTGGACGAGATTTCTTGCCTCGAGGATCAGGAATAGTCACAAGACGTCCCCTTGTCTTGCAGCTGGTTAATGTCCCTCCTCTGAAGGAAAGACTAAAATCTGAGAATG GAAATGGGATTAAGCAAAATGCTCAAAACAGCTACCCAG GGATTAAAGCTGAAGAGTGGGGTACTTTCTTGCACTCCAAGAATCAG ATCTTTACAGATTTTCAGGAAATCCGTAAGGAGATTGAATCAGAGACAAACCGAGGCACGGGTGATAATAAG GGAATCAGTCCTGAAGCCATAAATCTgaagattttttcccccaatgtTCTTAATTTGACTCTGGTTGACTTACCAGGAATCACCAAG GTTCCTGTTGGGGACCAACCTGAAGACATTGAAGCTCAAGTCCAAGAAATGATCCTGTCCTTCATCTCCAATCCAAACTCCCTTATTCTTGCAGTGTCCCCGGCTAACTCAGACTTGGCCACCTCCGATGCGCTCAAACTGGCTCGTGAGGTTGATCCAGATG GTCGTCGGACACTGCTTGTTGTTAGCAAACTGGACCTGATGGACGCTGGAACCGATGCTCTAGAAGTCCTTCTGGGTCGAGTCATTCCCATCCGGCTTGGGATTATCGGGGTGGTAAACAG GAGCCAGCATGACATCAACACCCAGAAGAGCCTGCAGGACTCGATGAAAGACGAACAGGCTTTCCTGCAGCGCCACTACCCCTCGCTCGCCTCACGGGCTGGCTCACGCTATCTGGCCAAAACTCTCAGCAGGCTGCTCATGCACCACATCCGGGACTGCCTGCCAGACCTCAAAACCAGGGTGACAGTGCTGAGTTCCCAGTACCAAGCACAGCTCAACAGCTACGGTCAGCCGGTGGAGGATCACAGCGCCACTTTGCTGCAAATTGTCACCAAGTTTGCCAGTGATTATTGCAACACCATCGAGGGAACAGCCAGGCACATCCAAACGTCCGAGCT CTGCGGTGGAGCTCGGATCTGTTACATATTCCACGAGACTTTCGGCCGCACCCTGCAGTCCATCGACCCGCTGGGAGGACTGACCGATCTGGATATCCTCACCGCCATCCGCAACGCTACG GGTCCAAGACCTGCACTTTTTGTGCCTGAGGTGTCCTTCGAGTTGCTGGTAAAGAGGCAAATTAAGCGTCTGGAGGAGCCCAGCCTGCGCTGTGTCGAGCTGGTTCATGAAGAGCTGCAGAGGATCATCCAGCACTGCTCCTCCTTTAGCACTCAG GAGCTTCTACGATTTCCCAAACTGCATGATTCCATTGTGGAAGTTGTGACTGGATTATTGAGGAAGCGCTTGCCAATCACGAATGAAATG GTGCACAATTTAGTGGCCATAGAGCTCGCTTATATCAACACAAAGCATCCGGACTTTACAGATGCAGCGCAGGTCTCGGCATCCGTCAACAGTCAGCAG GCTGACGCCACTGATGGAGGGAAGCGGTGGAAGAACGAGAAGGTTAGTGAGGAGAGAACTCCAGCCGTGGGGTTTGGCAGTCCGAGTAAAAGCCAAGCCATTAACCTCCTTGACACG GCAATGCCCGCATCCCGCAAACTGAGCGCGAAGGAGCAGCGGGACTGCGAGGTCATCCAGCGACTCATCAAGTGCTACTTCCTGATTGTTCGAAAAGGCATCCAAGACAG cGTGCCCAAGACAGTGATGCATTTCCTGGTGAATCATGTGAAGGAGCATCTGCAGAGCGAGCTGGTGGGTCAGCTCTATAAGCAGCCGCTGCTGCAGGAGCTGCTCATCGAGTCGCAGGAAACCGCGCAGCAGCGCACCGAGGTCGCTCAGATGCTCGAG GCGCTTAAAAAAGCTAATACCATCATCTCAGAGATTCGGGAGACGCATCTGTGGTAG
- the LOC102234804 gene encoding dynamin-1-like protein isoform X2, with amino-acid sequence METLIPTINRLQEVFLTVGAEIIQLPQIVVVGSQSSGKSSVLESLVGRDFLPRGSGIVTRRPLVLQLVNVPPLKERLKSENGIKAEEWGTFLHSKNQIFTDFQEIRKEIESETNRGTGDNKGISPEAINLKIFSPNVLNLTLVDLPGITKVPVGDQPEDIEAQVQEMILSFISNPNSLILAVSPANSDLATSDALKLAREVDPDGRRTLLVVSKLDLMDAGTDALEVLLGRVIPIRLGIIGVVNRSQHDINTQKSLQDSMKDEQAFLQRHYPSLASRAGSRYLAKTLSRLLMHHIRDCLPDLKTRVTVLSSQYQAQLNSYGQPVEDHSATLLQIVTKFASDYCNTIEGTARHIQTSELCGGARICYIFHETFGRTLQSIDPLGGLTDLDILTAIRNATGPRPALFVPEVSFELLVKRQIKRLEEPSLRCVELVHEELQRIIQHCSSFSTQELLRFPKLHDSIVEVVTGLLRKRLPITNEMVHNLVAIELAYINTKHPDFTDAAQVSASVNSQQADATDGGKRWKNEKVSEERTPAVGFGSPSKSQAINLLDTAMPASRKLSAKEQRDCEVIQRLIKCYFLIVRKGIQDSVPKTVMHFLVNHVKEHLQSELVGQLYKQPLLQELLIESQETAQQRTEVAQMLEALKKANTIISEIRETHLW; translated from the exons ATGGAGACTCTGATTCCCACTATCAACCGGCTGCAGGAGGTCTTCCTGACCGTGGGGGCAGAAATCATACAGCTTCCTCAAATAGTTGTGGTTGGATCTCAG AGCAGTGGGAAAAGCTCAGTGTTGGAGAGCCTGGTTGGACGAGATTTCTTGCCTCGAGGATCAGGAATAGTCACAAGACGTCCCCTTGTCTTGCAGCTGGTTAATGTCCCTCCTCTGAAGGAAAGACTAAAATCTGAGAATG GGATTAAAGCTGAAGAGTGGGGTACTTTCTTGCACTCCAAGAATCAG ATCTTTACAGATTTTCAGGAAATCCGTAAGGAGATTGAATCAGAGACAAACCGAGGCACGGGTGATAATAAG GGAATCAGTCCTGAAGCCATAAATCTgaagattttttcccccaatgtTCTTAATTTGACTCTGGTTGACTTACCAGGAATCACCAAG GTTCCTGTTGGGGACCAACCTGAAGACATTGAAGCTCAAGTCCAAGAAATGATCCTGTCCTTCATCTCCAATCCAAACTCCCTTATTCTTGCAGTGTCCCCGGCTAACTCAGACTTGGCCACCTCCGATGCGCTCAAACTGGCTCGTGAGGTTGATCCAGATG GTCGTCGGACACTGCTTGTTGTTAGCAAACTGGACCTGATGGACGCTGGAACCGATGCTCTAGAAGTCCTTCTGGGTCGAGTCATTCCCATCCGGCTTGGGATTATCGGGGTGGTAAACAG GAGCCAGCATGACATCAACACCCAGAAGAGCCTGCAGGACTCGATGAAAGACGAACAGGCTTTCCTGCAGCGCCACTACCCCTCGCTCGCCTCACGGGCTGGCTCACGCTATCTGGCCAAAACTCTCAGCAGGCTGCTCATGCACCACATCCGGGACTGCCTGCCAGACCTCAAAACCAGGGTGACAGTGCTGAGTTCCCAGTACCAAGCACAGCTCAACAGCTACGGTCAGCCGGTGGAGGATCACAGCGCCACTTTGCTGCAAATTGTCACCAAGTTTGCCAGTGATTATTGCAACACCATCGAGGGAACAGCCAGGCACATCCAAACGTCCGAGCT CTGCGGTGGAGCTCGGATCTGTTACATATTCCACGAGACTTTCGGCCGCACCCTGCAGTCCATCGACCCGCTGGGAGGACTGACCGATCTGGATATCCTCACCGCCATCCGCAACGCTACG GGTCCAAGACCTGCACTTTTTGTGCCTGAGGTGTCCTTCGAGTTGCTGGTAAAGAGGCAAATTAAGCGTCTGGAGGAGCCCAGCCTGCGCTGTGTCGAGCTGGTTCATGAAGAGCTGCAGAGGATCATCCAGCACTGCTCCTCCTTTAGCACTCAG GAGCTTCTACGATTTCCCAAACTGCATGATTCCATTGTGGAAGTTGTGACTGGATTATTGAGGAAGCGCTTGCCAATCACGAATGAAATG GTGCACAATTTAGTGGCCATAGAGCTCGCTTATATCAACACAAAGCATCCGGACTTTACAGATGCAGCGCAGGTCTCGGCATCCGTCAACAGTCAGCAG GCTGACGCCACTGATGGAGGGAAGCGGTGGAAGAACGAGAAGGTTAGTGAGGAGAGAACTCCAGCCGTGGGGTTTGGCAGTCCGAGTAAAAGCCAAGCCATTAACCTCCTTGACACG GCAATGCCCGCATCCCGCAAACTGAGCGCGAAGGAGCAGCGGGACTGCGAGGTCATCCAGCGACTCATCAAGTGCTACTTCCTGATTGTTCGAAAAGGCATCCAAGACAG cGTGCCCAAGACAGTGATGCATTTCCTGGTGAATCATGTGAAGGAGCATCTGCAGAGCGAGCTGGTGGGTCAGCTCTATAAGCAGCCGCTGCTGCAGGAGCTGCTCATCGAGTCGCAGGAAACCGCGCAGCAGCGCACCGAGGTCGCTCAGATGCTCGAG GCGCTTAAAAAAGCTAATACCATCATCTCAGAGATTCGGGAGACGCATCTGTGGTAG